The Gemmatimonadota bacterium nucleotide sequence TGTCAAGAGAGGATATGTAGATGTATTTACGGTGTTTAGTTGTAGAAAATATGGGGCAAGATCATATATTTTTTAAAAATTATTTAAGATGAAAACTTGACGGATGCACGAACGTTCACTATATTCAAATGTGCAGGTTATTGATATATGCGTTTTTAAAAAATAAATAAGGAGGTGTGTTATGCGAAAAAAATTAACTGCGCGCCAACAGGAGATATACGATTTTATTGCCCAGGTGATTCGCAACCAGGGATATCCGCCTACGATCCGAGAAATTATGGAGGCTTTTGGCATTGCTTCAACCAATGGCGTGCGAACCACGCTGTCTGCATTGGAAAAAAAAGGGTATATTCGACGAACTGCCATGTTGTCGCGCAGTATTGAGTTGACGGATTATCAGGCACGCGATGCATCGCTTTCCGGAGATGTGCGCGAAGTGCCAGTGATTGGGCGCGTTGCTGCCGGTGAACCGATTCTGGCAATGGAAAATATCGAGAGTACGCTTGCGGTTGATTCCGGGTTTGTGCCGCGCGGCGATGTTTTTGCTCTCCAGGTTGAGGGTGATAGCATGCGCGATGCTGGAATATTAGACGGCGATTTTGTGCTCGCGCGCCATCAAGAATCCGCCCATCAAGGTGAGATTGTCGTGGCTGTGATTGGCGAAGAAGCGACGGTTAAGCGATACTATCGAGAGGGTTCGCAGGTTAAGTTGGTGCCCGAAAATGAAGCCTACCAACCCATTGTGGTGGGCGAAAGCCACGAGTCATTCCGTATTGCCGGCAAAATTGTGGGTTTGATGCGGTCTTTTTAGACGAGGCAGAATGCCGCTGCGTGACAGAACAAAAGAGAGGTCTTAACAGATCTCTCTTTTTTATTTTTTTTGCCTGAAATGCATGCCCGGCAGTTGTTCGACATTGCCCTGGATTTCGAGACTCAAGAGGATGTTGAGGGTTTCTCCAGAAGAGAATCCCGCGGCTCTGGCGAGGGTGTCAATATGTACGGGGGTCGCATCGTCAGACGGGTTGGCAAGAGCGTCCCATACGCGTTGTTCTCGGTCGGATAGAGAGGGTTGCTCAGAGGGTTGATGCTCGTTCCGCTCCGTTGCGGGGGGGAGCGCTGACTGATGTTCAATTTCGCTCAAAATATCTTGCGCTGTCTGCACGAGAATGGCTCCCTGGCTGAGAAGACTATTTGTGCCCTGACTTTTGCCCGAGTAAATTGGACCGGGTACGGCAAAGACATCGCGGTTCTGGTCAAGAGCAAATTGGGCGGTGATGAGTGCGCCGCTCTGTTTGCCCGCTTCAACAACGACTGTGCCGAGGCTCAAGCCACTGATGATGCGGTTGCGTCTTGGAAAGTTGTGGGCTTCTGGACCGGTGCCCAGTGGGAATTCTGAGAAGACCACACCGCGTTCACATATTTGTTGAAATAGGGTGCGATTTTCAGGTGGATAGGGACAATCGAGGCTGCTGCCAAGCACTGCTGCTGTTGCGCCGTGTTCGAGTGCCCCCCGGTGTGCATGGGTATCAATGCCGACGGCCATTCCGCTGACTACTGTTATGCCCGCTCTGGCGAGATCACTTCCCAGGCGATGCGCGGTTTCCCGTCCATAAGCCGTGAAAGAGCGCGAGCCGACAATGCTTATGGTGGGGCTGTGGCAATGGCTTATGTCGCCTTTTGCAAAGAGCAGAGGTGGTGGGGCGTAGATTTGGGTTAGAATTTCGGGATAGAGGGGATCTGTGAGCGTGCAGATCTGGATGTCGAGGTCTTTTGCGCGTGAGACTTGATCTCGCGCCCAATCCCAGTCTCGATTGGTAGAGATAGATTGTGCGGTACTGGGACCAATGCCGGGGATTTCGCACAGTGCTCTGGGAGATTGCAAGAGAATATTTTCCGGTGTTTCAAAATGCTCGAGAAGAGCGCAATAGGCAGCGGGACCCAGACCCGGTACGGCATAGAGTACCAGCCAGGGTAGAGCGTGGTCACACATAATGTCTCGTTTGAGATGGAGTTTTTGGGGATATAGACAGCAATGTTTATGCCAAAAAAAAAGCCCGTTAAATGGGCTTTTTTTCTTTTTTATGTGAATATTTTGTTCACAATGCGGATGATGGGTTGAAATATTTGAATACTGGAAGAGAAGGATTCAGTCTCTTGAATATCCGGGGATATTGTAGAGCGGAACCGCCCATCCCGCATCCTGAATTAACAAATTTGCATCCACACTTTTGGGTTCAGCTATCGCGCCAAAGTCTTTCCATTGGTCGCCATCCAGGGGTTCGGTATAGTTTTCGTTTTGGAAAAAGCCTATTAGTTTTTCGCGCATTGTTTTTACCTCGGAAGCGTACAGGATATTGTACGCACAGTTGCGCGTTTCCTCTGAGTCTGTGCGGTGATCGAGCAAGTATTCCTTTTGGTCACCGGCTGAATAGATGTATTTCAAGTTGCCGTCATAGGCCATGTACATACCCCGTTGTCCGCGCTGGATCTGACCGTAAATCATTCGTTCGCGCCCATTGCCTACGAGATCGGCCATGTCCTTCCCGTCTAAATCTGCGTTGTGATGGGAAATATCTGCTGCGCCCAAAAATGTCGGGATCAGGTCCATCAATCCACACGGTGTTTCTTCTATAATACCGCGGGGAAAACGCTCGGGATAGCGCACCAGCATGGGGACTCGGGCCGCTGCATCGAGAAAGCTGCGCTTGCCGAAACAGTTGTAATCTCCCAGCAGTTCACCGTGATCCGATGACCAGACAATGAGGGTATTGTCCAGTTCGCCCTGTTGTTCGAGTTCGTCAATGATCCGGCCCACGCTGTAGTCGATAAACGATATGCACGCCCAGTAATACCCGCGCATGACCTGCAACATGCGATTATCCAATCCCGCATCGCGGTATTTGTATCGATTCTGATGGCGGTTGAAATGCGTCCACAGGTCTTCCATGTTATCGGGGCGTTTGGGAAAGGGCATTAAGGAACCGCGATAGAGTTTGTTCCAGGGCGTTGGCGGTGAAAAGGGTGGATGTGGATGGATAAAACTCGACCACAGGAAGAACGGTTTGGAAGTGTCGCGGTTTTTCAGAAAGTCAATGCTGCGGTCCGCGACCCAGGCCGTTGGATGATGGCGTGCGGGAAGTTGAGAAATTTGCGGGATATAATACATTTCTCCTCTTGCACCCATAGGATCGTGTACATAGTCATAGCCGTGTGCATGCAAGTATTTTAGATAATCGTTTGTATCAATCGTTCCCGAGATTTCTTCCTGTACATCTCGCGCGTGAAATCCCCGCAGTCCTCCACGATCACCGGTAAAGTGCATTTTGCCCACTCCGTGACAGAGGTACCCGCCCTGTGCGAGGAGATCCATCAGAGATGGGCGGTCTGTCGGTTGTCGAAATCCATTGTCAAAGCACCCATTTTTGTGCGGATATTGTCCGGTAATAAGGGATGCACGCGCCGATACACAAACGGGCGAGGGCGTGTATCCTTTGGTAAAATTCACTCCTTCATGACACAACCGATCCATCACTGGTGTGCGAATATGCGGATTGCCTGCCGCGTGAATGGTGTCCCAGCGTTGCTGGTCGGTAAATGCGAATAGAATATTGGGTTGTTTGGGCATTTTTCACTCCTTAGAGAATACTGACTTAACCCGCGTCAGCACATGTTTTAATAACTCGAAGCTTTCATGTAAAAACACAGCCAAAATCCCACCAAAACGGTTGTGGCAGATAGGGCAAACACGCCTTGAAGATGTACGAGGTCTGCGAGTACGCCTCCAAATATGGGATAGAGCGAACCAATGCCCAGCACAGTGTTGGTGATGCCGATATAGGTTGGGCGACGCTCTGCTGGCGCGATGTCCAAAAGATAACTTTTAAATCCGATAAA carries:
- a CDS encoding sulfatase-like hydrolase/transferase, whose product is MPKQPNILFAFTDQQRWDTIHAAGNPHIRTPVMDRLCHEGVNFTKGYTPSPVCVSARASLITGQYPHKNGCFDNGFRQPTDRPSLMDLLAQGGYLCHGVGKMHFTGDRGGLRGFHARDVQEEISGTIDTNDYLKYLHAHGYDYVHDPMGARGEMYYIPQISQLPARHHPTAWVADRSIDFLKNRDTSKPFFLWSSFIHPHPPFSPPTPWNKLYRGSLMPFPKRPDNMEDLWTHFNRHQNRYKYRDAGLDNRMLQVMRGYYWACISFIDYSVGRIIDELEQQGELDNTLIVWSSDHGELLGDYNCFGKRSFLDAAARVPMLVRYPERFPRGIIEETPCGLMDLIPTFLGAADISHHNADLDGKDMADLVGNGRERMIYGQIQRGQRGMYMAYDGNLKYIYSAGDQKEYLLDHRTDSEETRNCAYNILYASEVKTMREKLIGFFQNENYTEPLDGDQWKDFGAIAEPKSVDANLLIQDAGWAVPLYNIPGYSRD
- the dprA gene encoding DNA-protecting protein DprA — its product is MCDHALPWLVLYAVPGLGPAAYCALLEHFETPENILLQSPRALCEIPGIGPSTAQSISTNRDWDWARDQVSRAKDLDIQICTLTDPLYPEILTQIYAPPPLLFAKGDISHCHSPTISIVGSRSFTAYGRETAHRLGSDLARAGITVVSGMAVGIDTHAHRGALEHGATAAVLGSSLDCPYPPENRTLFQQICERGVVFSEFPLGTGPEAHNFPRRNRIISGLSLGTVVVEAGKQSGALITAQFALDQNRDVFAVPGPIYSGKSQGTNSLLSQGAILVQTAQDILSEIEHQSALPPATERNEHQPSEQPSLSDREQRVWDALANPSDDATPVHIDTLARAAGFSSGETLNILLSLEIQGNVEQLPGMHFRQKK
- the lexA gene encoding transcriptional repressor LexA; amino-acid sequence: MRKKLTARQQEIYDFIAQVIRNQGYPPTIREIMEAFGIASTNGVRTTLSALEKKGYIRRTAMLSRSIELTDYQARDASLSGDVREVPVIGRVAAGEPILAMENIESTLAVDSGFVPRGDVFALQVEGDSMRDAGILDGDFVLARHQESAHQGEIVVAVIGEEATVKRYYREGSQVKLVPENEAYQPIVVGESHESFRIAGKIVGLMRSF